One part of the Brevundimonas sp. NIBR11 genome encodes these proteins:
- the dusA gene encoding tRNA dihydrouridine(20/20a) synthase DusA, translating to MTYPAHRLSVAPMMDWTDRHCRAFHRALSAKALLYTEMVTAPAVIHGDRERLLGFDAVEHPVALQLGGSDPAQLAQAARIGAAMGYDEVNLNVGCPSDRVQSGRFGACLMREPELVGDCMAAIREAVDVPATVKCRIGVDDQDPTESLFATVDASAAVGVKTFIIHARKAWLKGLSPKENRDVPPLDYALVRRLKRERPHLTVCINGGIASLDEAEAHLDTADGVQLDGVMLGRAAYHEPALLGQVDRRLFGAGAPDVEPFEAIERYRPYLAARLEEGTSLHAMTRHMLGLMHGRPGARAFRRILTVEAIKPGAGLDVVDRAMDAVREAGARREAA from the coding sequence ATGACCTATCCCGCCCACAGACTGTCCGTCGCGCCCATGATGGACTGGACCGACCGGCATTGCCGGGCGTTCCACCGCGCCCTGTCAGCGAAGGCCCTGCTCTATACCGAAATGGTCACGGCGCCGGCGGTCATCCATGGGGATCGCGAGCGGCTGCTGGGGTTCGATGCGGTCGAGCATCCAGTGGCGCTGCAACTGGGCGGGTCCGATCCGGCGCAACTGGCGCAGGCGGCCCGGATCGGGGCGGCCATGGGGTATGACGAGGTCAATCTGAACGTCGGATGCCCGTCGGATCGGGTGCAGTCGGGGCGGTTCGGCGCCTGTCTGATGCGAGAGCCCGAGCTGGTGGGGGACTGTATGGCCGCGATCCGCGAGGCGGTGGACGTGCCCGCCACGGTCAAGTGCCGGATCGGGGTGGACGATCAGGATCCGACCGAAAGCCTGTTCGCGACGGTGGACGCCTCGGCGGCCGTGGGGGTCAAGACCTTCATCATCCATGCGCGCAAGGCCTGGCTGAAGGGCCTGTCGCCCAAGGAGAACCGGGACGTACCGCCGCTGGACTACGCCCTGGTGCGGCGGCTGAAGCGGGAGCGGCCGCATCTGACGGTCTGCATCAACGGCGGCATCGCCTCGCTGGACGAGGCGGAGGCGCATCTGGACACCGCCGATGGGGTGCAACTGGACGGGGTCATGCTGGGCCGGGCCGCCTATCACGAGCCGGCCCTGCTGGGGCAGGTCGACCGGCGGCTGTTCGGGGCGGGGGCGCCCGATGTGGAGCCGTTCGAGGCCATCGAGCGGTACAGGCCTTATCTGGCCGCGCGGCTGGAGGAGGGGACAAGTCTGCACGCCATGACCCGGCACATGCTGGGCCTGATGCATGGACGGCCGGGGGCGCGCGCGTTCCGCCGCATCCTGACGGTCGAGGCGATCAAGCCGGGCGCGGGTCTGGACGTGGTGGACCGGGCCATGGACGCCGTACGCGAGGCCGGGGCGCGGCGGGAAGCCGCTTGA
- a CDS encoding sulfite exporter TauE/SafE family protein, with amino-acid sequence MASIPLNELALLAAAILAAGLAGGLIAGLFGVGGGTVLVPALFYAFSVLGLGGESNLHVAIGTSLLTIVATSWRSLGAHRAHGAVDEEILKTWTPWVAGGALIGAAIAGFTSMEGLAVVYGVCLILVAAQLGLLPEHVTLRREMPTGWWRRGVGGLVGLLSAMMGIGGGSLGGMVMTLCGRPIHQAVATASGFGLAIGSAATLGFVVFGFGAEGRPPLSLGYVNVPAAVAMGVLTTLVAPYGARLAHRLDKRVLRRVFAVYMLATAISVMLKAF; translated from the coding sequence GTGGCTTCCATTCCCCTGAACGAACTGGCCCTGCTGGCCGCCGCGATCCTGGCGGCGGGACTGGCGGGCGGACTGATCGCCGGCCTGTTCGGTGTCGGCGGCGGGACCGTTCTGGTGCCCGCCCTCTTCTATGCCTTCTCGGTGCTGGGGCTGGGCGGGGAGAGCAATCTGCATGTGGCCATCGGCACCTCTCTTCTGACCATCGTCGCGACGTCGTGGCGGTCGCTGGGGGCGCACCGAGCGCACGGGGCGGTGGACGAGGAGATCCTGAAGACCTGGACGCCGTGGGTCGCGGGCGGAGCTCTGATCGGGGCGGCGATCGCGGGCTTCACCTCCATGGAGGGGCTAGCGGTGGTCTATGGCGTCTGCCTGATCCTGGTCGCGGCGCAGCTGGGGCTACTGCCCGAGCATGTGACCCTGAGGCGGGAGATGCCGACAGGCTGGTGGCGGCGCGGGGTCGGCGGGCTGGTCGGGCTGTTGTCCGCCATGATGGGGATCGGCGGCGGGAGCCTTGGCGGGATGGTCATGACCCTGTGTGGGCGGCCGATCCATCAGGCCGTGGCGACGGCGTCGGGGTTCGGCCTGGCCATCGGATCTGCTGCGACCCTCGGCTTCGTGGTATTCGGGTTCGGGGCGGAAGGACGGCCGCCGCTGAGCCTGGGCTACGTCAACGTCCCGGCGGCGGTAGCCATGGGTGTGCTGACCACCCTGGTGGCGCCGTACGGCGCGCGGCTGGCGCATCGGCTGGACAAGAGGGTCCTGCGCCGGGTGTTCGCCGTCTACATGCTGGCGACGGCTATCTCCGTGATGTTGAAGGCGTTTTAG
- a CDS encoding TIGR02281 family clan AA aspartic protease: MRLDLQSAIVMGIATLSSLSVAWWLTHQEPRTAAAAEAPAHHIQPASPTAPGQPAQIARSADGHYWAEADIDGRAIRVLVDTGASVVALTRQDALRLGLRLTPADFTQTVETASGPAKAAAVELDHVAVSGARVDKVRALVVEKGLPHSLLGMSYLGRLSAFEARPTGLTLRP, encoded by the coding sequence TTGCGTCTAGATCTTCAGTCCGCGATCGTCATGGGCATCGCGACCCTGTCCTCGCTGAGCGTCGCCTGGTGGCTGACGCACCAGGAACCGCGCACGGCGGCGGCCGCGGAGGCGCCTGCGCATCACATCCAGCCGGCCAGCCCCACCGCCCCGGGCCAGCCCGCCCAGATCGCCCGCTCCGCCGACGGCCACTATTGGGCCGAGGCCGATATCGACGGCCGCGCCATCCGCGTCCTGGTCGACACCGGCGCGTCGGTTGTCGCCCTGACCCGTCAGGACGCGCTGCGCCTCGGCCTTCGCCTGACGCCCGCCGACTTCACCCAGACCGTCGAGACCGCCTCCGGCCCCGCCAAAGCCGCCGCCGTCGAACTGGACCACGTCGCCGTCTCCGGCGCCCGCGTCGACAAGGTCCGCGCCCTGGTCGTCGAGAAAGGCCTCCCCCACTCCCTCCTGGGCATGAGCTATCTGGGCCGGCTGTCGGCGTTCGAGGCCCGCCCGACCGGGCTCACGCTGCGTCCCTGA
- a CDS encoding DUF1289 domain-containing protein — protein sequence MSSAVAPPPRSIATPCVQVCIVDGPSGLCLGCYRTLQEIGGWSRLTDEQRAEIMTELPSREANIDPAKLGL from the coding sequence ATGTCGTCCGCTGTAGCGCCGCCGCCACGCTCCATCGCCACCCCGTGTGTGCAGGTCTGCATTGTCGACGGGCCCTCAGGGCTCTGCCTGGGCTGCTACCGGACGCTTCAGGAGATCGGCGGCTGGTCCCGCCTTACCGACGAACAACGCGCTGAGATCATGACCGAACTTCCGTCGCGAGAAGCGAACATCGACCCCGCCAAACTGGGTCTCTAG
- a CDS encoding efflux RND transporter periplasmic adaptor subunit → MPAFLKNKWLWIGIVLIIVLVVGFTMVQGANASKEAEAEKAEATREVSPYAAIANGKVDIEGGIIQIAARRGGVVREVLVQEGDQVTAGQILARQEDDEARLSLQTASADLAAAQSQLNLIQVDIRTAQREYDRLERLVSTNFVAAQRLDQARDAIAQAQARLGSQQAAVQTARARRDQAAYNVELTVIRSPADGRIVRRYANPGAGASTLNVSNMFDLEPNAPRIARAEIVESDIPNVTTGQAVEITPEGDPSKVYVGTVLRRAAVFGARKLASDDPSQRSDERVVEVVVAAGDAPLLIGQRVLVKFMKPGQAAGATRTPTVGVPATRSMQTPAREG, encoded by the coding sequence ATGCCCGCCTTCCTGAAGAACAAATGGCTCTGGATCGGCATCGTGCTGATCATCGTCCTCGTGGTGGGCTTCACCATGGTCCAGGGCGCCAACGCCTCCAAGGAAGCCGAGGCCGAGAAGGCCGAGGCGACGCGCGAGGTCAGCCCCTACGCCGCGATCGCCAACGGCAAGGTCGACATCGAGGGCGGCATCATCCAGATCGCGGCCCGTCGCGGCGGCGTCGTGCGCGAAGTCCTGGTGCAGGAAGGCGATCAGGTCACGGCCGGCCAGATCCTGGCCCGTCAGGAGGACGACGAGGCCCGCCTGTCGCTCCAGACCGCCTCCGCCGATCTCGCCGCCGCCCAGAGCCAGCTCAACCTGATCCAGGTCGACATCCGCACGGCCCAGCGCGAGTACGACCGCCTGGAGCGCCTGGTCTCCACCAACTTCGTGGCCGCCCAGCGTCTCGATCAGGCCCGCGACGCCATCGCCCAGGCCCAGGCCCGCCTCGGCTCGCAGCAGGCCGCGGTCCAGACCGCCCGCGCCCGGCGCGACCAGGCCGCCTACAATGTCGAACTGACGGTGATCCGCTCGCCGGCCGACGGCCGCATCGTCCGCCGCTACGCCAACCCGGGCGCCGGCGCCTCGACCCTGAACGTGTCCAACATGTTCGACCTGGAGCCCAACGCCCCCCGTATCGCCCGCGCCGAGATCGTTGAATCCGACATCCCCAACGTCACCACCGGTCAGGCGGTCGAGATCACCCCCGAGGGCGATCCGTCCAAGGTCTACGTTGGCACGGTCCTGCGCCGCGCCGCCGTCTTCGGCGCCCGCAAACTGGCCTCGGACGATCCGTCGCAACGCTCCGACGAACGCGTCGTGGAAGTGGTCGTCGCCGCCGGGGACGCGCCGCTCCTGATCGGCCAGCGCGTCCTGGTGAAGTTCATGAAGCCCGGCCAGGCCGCCGGCGCCACCCGCACCCCGACCGTCGGCGTCCCCGCCACCCGGTCCATGCAGACCCCGGCCCGCGAGGGGTGA
- a CDS encoding ABC transporter ATP-binding protein — protein MIDFTPHGAPTHTKVHGKHGDFAIEAKGLVKRFKSGKSFVEVLKGVDFDARHGDLTMVMGPSGSGKSTLIAALSGLLRPEEGRVDALDVDDLWKLSLGRIDKFRLDHCGFIFQGFNLFPALTALQQVEIVLKFQGLSPDRAKKRATEALTEVGLAHRLHQRPAILSGGEKQRVAIARALAKDPKILFADEPTSALDGENGQVVIRLLRRAATEHGAAVICVTHDPRLEAWADRVIKIEDGVIVSDERHTPNPDATLASHH, from the coding sequence ATGATCGACTTCACCCCGCACGGCGCCCCGACGCACACAAAGGTCCACGGCAAGCACGGGGACTTCGCCATCGAGGCCAAAGGACTGGTCAAACGCTTCAAGTCCGGCAAATCCTTCGTCGAAGTGCTGAAGGGCGTCGACTTCGACGCCCGCCACGGCGATCTGACCATGGTCATGGGACCGTCCGGGTCCGGAAAGTCCACTCTGATCGCGGCCCTGTCGGGCCTCTTGCGCCCCGAGGAAGGTCGGGTCGATGCGCTCGACGTCGACGACCTGTGGAAGCTGTCCCTCGGCCGGATCGACAAATTCCGCCTCGACCACTGCGGCTTCATCTTCCAGGGCTTCAACCTCTTCCCCGCCCTGACCGCCCTGCAGCAGGTAGAGATCGTGCTGAAATTCCAGGGTCTGTCCCCGGATCGTGCGAAGAAGCGCGCCACGGAAGCCCTGACCGAGGTGGGCCTGGCCCACCGCCTGCATCAGCGCCCCGCCATCCTGTCGGGCGGCGAGAAGCAGCGCGTCGCCATCGCCCGCGCCCTGGCCAAGGACCCGAAGATCCTGTTCGCCGATGAACCGACCTCGGCGCTGGACGGCGAGAACGGCCAGGTGGTCATCCGCCTGCTCCGCCGCGCCGCCACCGAACACGGCGCCGCCGTCATCTGCGTCACCCACGACCCGCGCCTGGAGGCCTGGGCCGACCGGGTCATCAAGATCGAGGACGGCGTCATCGTCTCCGACGAGCGCCACACGCCCAATCCCGACGCGACCCTCGCGTCCCACCACTAA